The sequence GGACACCTCAATGGTGGGGAACACGCCATTCTGGCGTTGACTCGGCATGGCGCGCAAGTGGCGTCCGGGCCGATTGGCGTCGGTGCCCTCCGGCGGCCACCAGGACGCGGCCCCCGACCGCACGCTGTCAACATACCGACCGCTGGTATGATCAGGCCCGTCGATGTTTGACGCCGAACTGATCCGCTACGGCTATCTGCTGCTCTTTGCCGGCGTCGCGATCGAAGCCGACGGGTTCCTGATCGCGGGCGCCTTTCTGGCTGCGCGCGGCTACTTCGACATCCGCGTCGTCCTGGTGCTGTCGGCTCTGGCCTCCACGCTGGCCAATCAGTTCTGGTTCAGGCTGACCCGGTTCCGCGGCCGGGCCTTCTTCGAGAGCAGGATCCAGAACGACCGGAGGTTCCAGCGCATCAGCGGCTGGTTGCGACGCCGCGACAGCGTCCTGATCTTCCTGTCGCGATTCCTCTACGGCTTCCGTGTCGCGATTCCGGCCGCCTACGGCGCGACGGGAGTGTCGGCAGCGCGCTTCACGTGGCTCGACGCGCTCAGCGCGTGCGTGTGGAGCGCGATTGTCGGGTTCGCCGGCTTCGCTCTCGGCGACACGCTGCGGCTGATCGTCGATGACGTCCGCAAGTACGAGTGGATCGTACTGCTGTCGATCGCCCTCGGGGTCGGGTTCGTCTTCGCCAGGCGCAAACGCCACTTCGCGATCGTTGTCGAGGCCGTCAGGAAGCCGTTTGACGCGGGCGCCGATTCGGCGCTCAGGTTGTTCACGCTCGTCCAGCATGTCGCGCGCCTGCTCGTGGTGCATGCTCATGGTCGAGTCGCCGCGTTCGCCGGGATACTGGGGGCCCTCAATATCATCACGGCCGTCTTCCACACGCGGCTCGTCCACCTCCGTTGGCTGACCAACTCGCTGCCGTTCGAAGTCTCCCGGGGCAGCCGGGCGTTGATGCTGCTGGCGGGCATAGGTCTCATCTACCTCGCGCGAGGCCTGGCCCGGCGAAAGCGAATGGCCTGGCTGCTGGCCTTCGGCCTGGCGTCTTCATCCGCGCTGCTCTATGTCGGCCAGAACGCGAGCATTGTGCGAGCCGGTCTTGCGGCGCTGTTCGCGACGGAGTTGTGGCGGCAGCGCACCCGGTTCCACGCGCGCACCGATCCGGTCCGGCTGACACACGCGCTGGTCGCGGCACCCGTCCTCGCGCTCGCCGTCTCGATCTACGGAGTGGCTGGCCTGCACCAGACCGGTCATCCCTCGTCGGGATTCTTGAGCGATCTGCGCGCAACGTGGCGGGCGGCCGGCTTCGGAAACGTCTCTTACTACGCGGGCATGCGGTCTCCTGAAGCCTTCGTCTGGTCGCTGCGCCTGCTGTTGGTCGTCTCGGCCGGCTACGTGTTGACGGCTGCGTTCGCGCCAGTCGCGTGGAGAAGATACCGGTCGGCGATCGGCGAATCCGTGGTTGCGACGCTGGCGCTTGAGCACGGCGTCGATTCCATCTCGTATTTCGCCAAGCAGGCCGACAAGCGCCACTTCACCGTCGACGACCGGGCGTTTATCGGCTTCCGCGTGAAGAACCGCGTCGCGATCGCGGCGGGCGATCCGGTCGGGCATCGGGGGTCGCTCGATCGCTGCATCGAGGCGTTCGTCGAGGTGTGCCGAACCAACGACTGGATCCCGGTGTTCTATGAAGCCTCGGATCGGCATCTGGAGGCGTACCGCCGCGCGGGCCTGCGCTGGTTCAAGATCGGCGAAGAGGCCGTGCTCGACCTCCCGACGTGGTCGCTCGAAGGCGGCAAGATCGCCAAGGTCCGGCAGTTCATCAACAAGGTGAAGCGGGAGGCGCCCGGCCTGACCATCCGCGAGTACGAGAGATCGTCCGGACCCGATCCCGGAATCGACGATCAGCTCGAAGACATCTCCAGCGAATGGCTCGCCCGCAAGAAGGGCGGCGAGATGGGGTTCAATCTCGGCGTGTTCCGGATCGACGACCTCGCAGACAAGCGCACGCTGATTGCCAAACGGGCCGACGGGCGGGTCGATGCGTTTGTGACCTGGCTGCCCTACCGCGCGGGCCGCGCCGTCGTCCTCGATGCGATGCGGTACCGAGAGGATGCACAGCCGGGCATCATGGACATGTTGATTGCGGAGTCGGCGCTGCTGTTCAAGAAGGGAGGTTTGCAGGCCGCCAGCCTCGCAATGGCGCCGATGGCCAATGCCGATGACGAGGCGCCGGTGTCGCGCTATGACAAGGGTGTCCGGCTGATCTTCGAACACTTCTCGAGCGTCTATGGCTACCGGACGCTCTTCCAGTACAAGAAGAAGTTCACTCCGAAGTGGGAGCCGCGCTATCTGGTTTTTCCATCGCCCCACCAGTTGCTTCGCATCGGCTATGCGCTGGTGGCGGTGCACTACGCCCGCAAGTGACGCGTCCGGCTGGTCGAATCGTGAGTGCGGCGCCGGGCTAGGCAGGAATCCGCAGGAACTTCCGGACGCGTCCAAGAAAGCTCGTTGCCGATTCCGCCGGCGCAACGACGGCTGACGCCTCGGAGCGCCGCCGGTCGATCTCGGCCCGGCGCGTCATCACGGCCGCCGCGACCGCGCTGAGCACGGCGGGCTTCTCGACCACAAATCGCCGGAATGCGTCGGCGGTCACCTCGACGAGCGCGCAATCTTCGACGGCCCGAACGGTCGCCGTGCGGGCGGCCCCGGTGAGCAGCGACATCTCGCCGAAGAAGCCGCCCGCCTCGGTGACGGCGAGCGGGCGTCCATCCGGTTCGAGAACAATCTCGACCCGTCCGCTCGACACGACGAACATCGAGCTCCCCGGCGCATCCTGCCGCACCACGACCTCGTCGGCCGCGTAGAGCCGCTGGTCGCACAGCGCGGCGAGCTCGAGGCGATCGGCGTCGGTGAGCGCGTGCAGCACGTCGACGTGGGCCAGCGACGCCGCGATGAGCGGCGTTGTCTCGGGCGGACGCCCGGAGAGTTCCGCCCGTTCGTATTCAACCTGGATTGGCCATGGAATCTCGATGTTCCGCCGGCGGAAGACGTACCAGATGGACGTCCGCACCTGGCTCTTGGCGGGGTCGTCGCGCGAATAGTCTTCGATCCAGAACCGGGCCCGATAGATCACCGCCGACGGACCGAAATCCAGCAGCACGACATCGGGCGCGGGCGAGGCCAGCACCAGCGGAGCGTTCCGCATCGCCTCGGCAATCGCGGCCTTCACTTCGTTGGGCGGCACCGCGTACGACGCGCCCACGTCGACCGACATTCGCGTCGGAATGATGGGCTCCGAAAAATTGACAATGGCTTCCTTCGACATCACGTTGTTCGGCACGATGACGAAGGTCCCCACCTTGGTGCGCAGCTTCGTCGCCCGCCACGTGATCTCCTCGACGCGCCCCTCGTGATCGCCGACCTTGATCCACTGCCCCGCCCGATACGGCTTCTCGGTCTGAATGGCGAGACCGGAGAAGGCGTTGCCCAGTGTGTCCTGAAGGGCAAAGCCCACGACGACCGCACCGACGGCCGACGTGGTCAGGAACTTCTCCTGCAGCACGGACGTCGCCACGATCAGGAACAATCCGACGATGATCGCGTCCTGAACGATGTTGGGAAACCGGCCCGGGATCCGATCCTCGCGCAGCGGGTTGAGGGCGACGATCACGACGAGGTTGATGACGGCGAGCGCCGCCAGCAGGTTGTCGATGCCCCCGACGTCTGCGACCAGGTCGGCCGGGATCAGGCCGGCCACACGAAGGGCCGATCCGGCCAGCGACGCAAAACCGGCAATCAACGTCAGCAGCAGCTTCCGCTTGACGAGCCGGTTGATGGTCACGACCCGGAGCGCGACTGCAAACGCAACCAGAACGATATCGGCAATGAGGTGCGACGTGAGCATCGACAAGGCGGCTACCTGAGCTTGCCGTCCGCTTTGAACTGCGCGATTTCGGCGGCCGTCAGCTTGACCACCACGATGGCCGGGTTGCCGCCGCCGGGAGCCCCGCGCTCGGTGTCCACTCCTCGTGATCCACCCGATCCGGTCACCTGCGCCGACTTCTTCTCTTCGCCTCCCGGCTTCAGCAGGGACCCCAGACCGAAGCCTCGCTTCTTCGGGGGCGCTGCGTCTTCCTTCTTCGGCTCTTCCTTGGTTCCCCCAGCCAGGCCCGACGAGCCGGCCACGACCTGCGTAATCTCGGTCTGCGCCTTCGGCTGGTAGGTGATGAACGAGCGATACCGATCGGCCAGCACGACGGTCGACGTCAGTTTCTGGGCGACGATCATCTGGTCGAGCTTCTCGAGGCGCTCCTTCATCTCGGGATGCGAGGCGAACAGGCCCTGCTTCTCGCTCGCGCCCTTGTTGCGCGCCGTCAGCGCAGCGAGGAAGCCGCCGAGTCCCTTCGGGTCGTAGCCGGCCTTGTTGGCCAGCACGATGCCGAGCCGGTCGGACTCGAGCTCTTCACCGCGCGAGTATCCGGCATAGATCATGTTGTAGGCCTCGCCGGCGATCTTGTTGATGGCCGCCTTGGTCAGGCCGCCACCCGGTGCGAGCTCGAGACCCATATCCTTCAGCTTGGTGTTGCGGATGGCGTTGATGGTGTGCCGCTCGGTGACGTGAATCGCCTCGTGGGCGAGCACGCCCGCCAATTCGGCTTCGCTCCCCATCAGCGCGAGCGCCCCACGAGTGATGTGGATGAACCCGCCTGGCGCCGCGAAGGCATTGACGCCGTCGGTGTCGAGGATGATGAACTGCCACGCGATGCCCGGGCGCGTGCTGGCCTGCGTGACGACGGCCCCAACCAGAGCGACGTACTTGTGGACGGCCGGATCCTGCACCACGCCGTACCGCTGGCGCACCTTCTCGCTGACCGCAGCGCCGATCTGCTGCTCCTCATCTTCGCTGATCTTCAGGTCCATGATCTTCTTGCCGACCTGGGCAGCCTTGCTCGCCTTGTCGAGGAAGCCGCCGATCTGGGCTGTCGCCGGAACCGCCACGATCAACATCAGCGCGCCTGTCAGCCATACCCGTCTCATGAACGCCCCTCCTGCGATTGCTCCGCCGCGCGCGTGCCCGACGGCCGCACTTCGAAGATCGCCACTGCCTGGGTCTTTCCCTTCACGACGACGTCACCCAGTGTACGGAGATCATACTGGTGTTTGAGTTCCTTGACCGTACTTTCGCTGACAAGGATGGTGGTCCCGTACTGCTTATTCAGCGATTCGATCCGGGATCCGAGATTGACGGCGTCGCCGATGACCGTATAGCTGCGCACCTGATCCGAGCCGATGGTGCCTGCGATCATCTCGCCTGTATTGACGCCGACGCCGGTCGCGATTTCGGGCAAGCCCGCCGCCTTCCACGCGGCGTTCAACTCCTTGAGCTTCGCCTGCATCGCCAGCGCCGCCTGCACCGCGTGATCGGCGTGTTCGTCGTCTGCGAGCGGCGCGCCGAACAACGCCATCACCATGTCGCCAACGAACTTGTCGAGCGTGCCCCGATGCTCGAACAGCACATCCACCATGGCCGAAAAGTACGCATTCAACTGTTCGACGACGGCCTCTGGCTGTCCGCGCTCGGTCATCGTCGTGAAGCCGCGGATGTCCGAGAACAGCACCGTCATATGGCGCCGCTTGCCGCCCAGTTCGGCGAGCGCGGGGTTCGCGAGCACCAGCGCGTACACATCGGGAGAGAGGTAGCGCGAAAAGAGCCGCTTCACGGCGCGCTTGTCCCGTCCCTCGACGAAGTACTGATAGCCGAGGCCGCCGACCACGGCGGTGATCCAGGCAATCCCTGGCTGGGCGAGGGGCCACCACTCACCGTGCGTGAAGGCCTGGAAGGCCACGGCGACCACGGTCGACAGCAGCAGCAGCGCGCACGGACCCGCCCAGCGCAACGGCAGGAACACGATGAGGAACGCAGTCACAATCGAGGCCGCCACCATCAGCGTCGTGCCGAGAACCTTCGGAGCCGGCTCGATGAACCGCGACGAGAGCAACTGGTCGATGACGGACGCGTGAATCTGCGGTCCCGGCATCTTGCCGCCGCTCGAAAAAGGCACGGCAAACACGTCGTGCAGCCCCGCGGCCGTCGTCCCGATGACGACGATCTTGTCGCGAAACAGCGCCGGCGAGATTGAAGGTGCCGCGCCCCCGAGCTGCTCCTGCCTGGCGTAGAACAGGTCGTAGTACGAATATTGCTTGTAGGTGGTCCGTCTCCCGTCCTCGAGCACGGCCGGTCCGCGGAAGTCGATCAGCAGCCGTCTGGCGGTGCGACGTGGCTCCCTCTTGTCGAATGCCGGCAACACGTCGGTGACAAGCGGAATGTCGTGGGACCCCACGATCACGCCTCGTCCCCCGGGCCTGGCGCTGGCGGGATCGAGTGAAGCGGCCACCATCCACCCGGCGGCAGACAGCGAGGGAACCAGGCGGCCGCCGTGATCGATGAATGTGACGGCACGCCGCACCGGCCCGTCCGAATCCAGCACGAAGTAGTTATGCCCAATCAGGCGTGCGGCGCGCGCGAGTTCGTCGTAGGGCAACTGCACGTCGGGCCGTGCCTCGAAGGGTCCAGAGGCGGGCGGGCTGCCCTTGGGGTCCCCGACCAGGCCCTCGAAGGTCGCGTCGGCAAGCACGACGACGTTTCCTGCCTTGGCGACCGAGGCGGCAAACGCGCGGTCGGATTCCTGACCGGTCCAGATCGTGCTTCCGACGTCGAAGCCGGTCCGGCGGTCCCGTTCGGTGAAGAGCACGTCGAAGACAATCGTCCTGGCGCCGGCCGCCGCGAGGAAGTCGATCACGTCTGCGTGCACCAGTCTGGGCCAGGGCCAGCGCCCGACGAGCGGATCGAGGCGCCGGACGCTCACCTCGTCGATGGTGACCATGACGATGTCCTGGCTGGCTTTCGCGGGATCGGCGGCCCAGCGGACGCGCTGGTCGTACAGCTTCCATTCGAGCATGTCGACCAGCGGCAGGCGGCCGGCAGCCCACGAGAGCGCGGCGGCCACCGCGCCCACTGCCAGCGCCATCCAGAACTTCCGGGACTTCATCGACCAGAGGATAGCAGAGAAACCGCGACATCATCGCCGAAGTCCGCGATCGCCAGGGCGGCGTCCCGGGTCAGCAGCGTCTCCGGCCCGCGGTCCCCGCGTGCGGCTGCCACGCGGCCAGTCGCCGTTCGAGCCCGCAGACCGTCGGCCGGCCAAGCGCGCGTGCAACTGCATCGAGGCGCTTCGTGAACAGCGCCAGTACGCGAAGCTGATGGTCGCGATTCTGATGGAGGAAGCCTGCCACCATCGCGGGACTGGAGGCCGCGACTCGCGTGAGTGACCGCCACGACCCGCCCTTCAGAAGGTCGGCACCAGGCGCGCGCGCGCCCAGTCCGGCGGCCGCGAAGGCCAGGACGTGAGGCAATCCAATTCCTTCCGCCGCGAGCCGATCATGATCGCCCGCGTCCATCGCGATCGGAACGCCTCCGACCAGCCCGATCAGTTCGCGAGCGACGCGGCTGGCCCGCCGACCGGCCGGGCAGATGACGACCCGCCGCCCCTTGAACAGGCCGGCATCCGACGACCCCCAGCCCTGGCCTTCTGTTCCGGCCAGCGGGTGCAGGCCAACGAAATCGAAGTCGGCCCGGTGCCGCGCGGCGGCCGCAATGACAGCCGCCTTGACGGTCGACGTGTCGCAGACGATGAGTCTGCGCCGGGACGAACGCCGATCCGTGAGCCTGGCGATGCGGGGCAGCAGGCGGATGGCCGTCTGCACGGGCACGGCCAGCACAACGACGTCCGATTCGCGCACCAGGATATCCAGCGCGCGGCACACGCGCGCGAATGGCCGGATCTTCGGGCCGAGCGACCGGTCGAGATCGAACACGCACACCGTGAGGGCCGGCCGCCGCCGGCTCAGGCACCGGACAATCGACCCGCCGATCTGTCCAGCGCCGATGATGCCAATGGCCGCGCCCTTCAGCAGGCGCGGGACTGTCGGACGTCGACTCTCGGCCGATCCCGGGCGGGTCGCCATTACCAGAGGGTCTGCGGAAGATCAGGACGAAGCGACACGGCTTCGTCCAGATAGATGTGCTTGACCTGGCTGCGAGCCACGTCCATTTCGACGTGCAGCAGGACGCGGACCACACGCGCCATGCCGCCGGGCACCTCGATTTCCTGGGCGTCGAGCAGCGGCACGTCGAGCCAGCCGAGGGCCCGGGCCGCCGCGGCCGGATACGTCGCGTTCAGATCGGTCGTGACCGTAAAGAAGGCCGATATGATCGCTGAAGCATCGAGGTGATTGGCCTCGCACATGGCGAGCAGCAGGCGTGTGGTGGCATTCTGGATGGCGTCGCGGGTGTTGGCGCTCACATTGATGGCGCCGCGGATACCTCGAACAGGCACGTGACTTTCCTTTGTGGCTTGCGATGAGGTTGATCGCTGTCCTGTTGATCCTATCCGACATCGGAGCGGCGGTGAAGCCGTGGCGCACGGCGGGCATCGACGAGCGGCCGGAACCGCCCGGCTGCGCACCGAATCCGGTATGCTGGTGTGTACTTGCGCCCGCGGGAACGCCGTGTGGCCCGTGATTGAGGAGAGGACAGCCCGATGAGCACCGAGAAAAAGAAGACACCGTTGTGGGGCTGGCACGAAGAGCATCACGCCAATCTGGTCGAGTTCGGCGACTACATCATGCCCGTCTGGTATGCCAGCGCCAGAGACGAACACATGGCCGTCATCGCCGGCGCCGGGCTGTTCGACACCAGCCACATGGCCGTGGTGCGCGTCCACGGCCCGGGCTCGTTCGACCTGCTCCAGTGGTGCTTCACCCGGAATCTGCTCTCATGCGTCGGCAAGGACAACGCCCCCATCACGCCGGGCAAGTGCGTCTACGGCGCGTTCCTCGATGCGCGGGGCAATGCCGTCGACGACAGCATCGTGTACAAGGTCACCGACGAGGAGTACGTGGTCGTCGTCAACGCGGGGATGGGAGGCGTCGTTGCCGCCCACCTGGACGCGAGCAAGAAGGACCTCGATGTCCGCTGCGTGGACATGACGGACAAGCTCGGGAAGATCGATATCCAGGGGCCGGCGGCGATCAGGATCATGCAGAAGGTCTTA comes from Acidobacteriota bacterium and encodes:
- a CDS encoding phosphatidylglycerol lysyltransferase domain-containing protein, whose translation is MFDAELIRYGYLLLFAGVAIEADGFLIAGAFLAARGYFDIRVVLVLSALASTLANQFWFRLTRFRGRAFFESRIQNDRRFQRISGWLRRRDSVLIFLSRFLYGFRVAIPAAYGATGVSAARFTWLDALSACVWSAIVGFAGFALGDTLRLIVDDVRKYEWIVLLSIALGVGFVFARRKRHFAIVVEAVRKPFDAGADSALRLFTLVQHVARLLVVHAHGRVAAFAGILGALNIITAVFHTRLVHLRWLTNSLPFEVSRGSRALMLLAGIGLIYLARGLARRKRMAWLLAFGLASSSALLYVGQNASIVRAGLAALFATELWRQRTRFHARTDPVRLTHALVAAPVLALAVSIYGVAGLHQTGHPSSGFLSDLRATWRAAGFGNVSYYAGMRSPEAFVWSLRLLLVVSAGYVLTAAFAPVAWRRYRSAIGESVVATLALEHGVDSISYFAKQADKRHFTVDDRAFIGFRVKNRVAIAAGDPVGHRGSLDRCIEAFVEVCRTNDWIPVFYEASDRHLEAYRRAGLRWFKIGEEAVLDLPTWSLEGGKIAKVRQFINKVKREAPGLTIREYERSSGPDPGIDDQLEDISSEWLARKKGGEMGFNLGVFRIDDLADKRTLIAKRADGRVDAFVTWLPYRAGRAVVLDAMRYREDAQPGIMDMLIAESALLFKKGGLQAASLAMAPMANADDEAPVSRYDKGVRLIFEHFSSVYGYRTLFQYKKKFTPKWEPRYLVFPSPHQLLRIGYALVAVHYARK
- a CDS encoding mechanosensitive ion channel family protein; this encodes MLTSHLIADIVLVAFAVALRVVTINRLVKRKLLLTLIAGFASLAGSALRVAGLIPADLVADVGGIDNLLAALAVINLVVIVALNPLREDRIPGRFPNIVQDAIIVGLFLIVATSVLQEKFLTTSAVGAVVVGFALQDTLGNAFSGLAIQTEKPYRAGQWIKVGDHEGRVEEITWRATKLRTKVGTFVIVPNNVMSKEAIVNFSEPIIPTRMSVDVGASYAVPPNEVKAAIAEAMRNAPLVLASPAPDVVLLDFGPSAVIYRARFWIEDYSRDDPAKSQVRTSIWYVFRRRNIEIPWPIQVEYERAELSGRPPETTPLIAASLAHVDVLHALTDADRLELAALCDQRLYAADEVVVRQDAPGSSMFVVSSGRVEIVLEPDGRPLAVTEAGGFFGEMSLLTGAARTATVRAVEDCALVEVTADAFRRFVVEKPAVLSAVAAAVMTRRAEIDRRRSEASAVVAPAESATSFLGRVRKFLRIPA
- a CDS encoding M48 family metalloprotease, with product MRRVWLTGALMLIVAVPATAQIGGFLDKASKAAQVGKKIMDLKISEDEEQQIGAAVSEKVRQRYGVVQDPAVHKYVALVGAVVTQASTRPGIAWQFIILDTDGVNAFAAPGGFIHITRGALALMGSEAELAGVLAHEAIHVTERHTINAIRNTKLKDMGLELAPGGGLTKAAINKIAGEAYNMIYAGYSRGEELESDRLGIVLANKAGYDPKGLGGFLAALTARNKGASEKQGLFASHPEMKERLEKLDQMIVAQKLTSTVVLADRYRSFITYQPKAQTEITQVVAGSSGLAGGTKEEPKKEDAAPPKKRGFGLGSLLKPGGEEKKSAQVTGSGGSRGVDTERGAPGGGNPAIVVVKLTAAEIAQFKADGKLR
- a CDS encoding adenylate/guanylate cyclase domain-containing protein; translation: MALAVGAVAAALSWAAGRLPLVDMLEWKLYDQRVRWAADPAKASQDIVMVTIDEVSVRRLDPLVGRWPWPRLVHADVIDFLAAAGARTIVFDVLFTERDRRTGFDVGSTIWTGQESDRAFAASVAKAGNVVVLADATFEGLVGDPKGSPPASGPFEARPDVQLPYDELARAARLIGHNYFVLDSDGPVRRAVTFIDHGGRLVPSLSAAGWMVAASLDPASARPGGRGVIVGSHDIPLVTDVLPAFDKREPRRTARRLLIDFRGPAVLEDGRRTTYKQYSYYDLFYARQEQLGGAAPSISPALFRDKIVVIGTTAAGLHDVFAVPFSSGGKMPGPQIHASVIDQLLSSRFIEPAPKVLGTTLMVAASIVTAFLIVFLPLRWAGPCALLLLSTVVAVAFQAFTHGEWWPLAQPGIAWITAVVGGLGYQYFVEGRDKRAVKRLFSRYLSPDVYALVLANPALAELGGKRRHMTVLFSDIRGFTTMTERGQPEAVVEQLNAYFSAMVDVLFEHRGTLDKFVGDMVMALFGAPLADDEHADHAVQAALAMQAKLKELNAAWKAAGLPEIATGVGVNTGEMIAGTIGSDQVRSYTVIGDAVNLGSRIESLNKQYGTTILVSESTVKELKHQYDLRTLGDVVVKGKTQAVAIFEVRPSGTRAAEQSQEGRS
- a CDS encoding prephenate dehydrogenase/arogenate dehydrogenase family protein; translated protein: MATRPGSAESRRPTVPRLLKGAAIGIIGAGQIGGSIVRCLSRRRPALTVCVFDLDRSLGPKIRPFARVCRALDILVRESDVVVLAVPVQTAIRLLPRIARLTDRRSSRRRLIVCDTSTVKAAVIAAAARHRADFDFVGLHPLAGTEGQGWGSSDAGLFKGRRVVICPAGRRASRVARELIGLVGGVPIAMDAGDHDRLAAEGIGLPHVLAFAAAGLGARAPGADLLKGGSWRSLTRVAASSPAMVAGFLHQNRDHQLRVLALFTKRLDAVARALGRPTVCGLERRLAAWQPHAGTAGRRRC
- the aroH gene encoding chorismate mutase, coding for MPVRGIRGAINVSANTRDAIQNATTRLLLAMCEANHLDASAIISAFFTVTTDLNATYPAAAARALGWLDVPLLDAQEIEVPGGMARVVRVLLHVEMDVARSQVKHIYLDEAVSLRPDLPQTLW